From one Gossypium hirsutum isolate 1008001.06 chromosome D08, Gossypium_hirsutum_v2.1, whole genome shotgun sequence genomic stretch:
- the LOC107899167 gene encoding flowering locus K homology domain isoform X2, whose product MAEVDQSFVEHEEEQVQEPQNLEQNPNLEHNLNLGNYVDLEPSMNLEHNVSLVHNVNLEQNLHEEEDQEEDPEEQNLQQESEHQPKVEHEDEAVVGGGEKKWPGWPGESVFRMLVPAQKVGSIIGRKGEFIKKIVEETRARIKILDGPPGTTERAVMVSAKDEPDSSLPPAMDGLLRVHKRIVDGLEGDPSHAPTAAGTKVSTRLLVPASQAGSLIGKQGATVKSIQESSNCIVRVLGAEDLPVFALQDDRVVEVVGEAAGVHKAVELIATHLRKFLVDRSIIPLFEMHMQRSNHQMDHMPPHQSWGPPQGVPPNASGGSGYGHNPLYMPPSRQMDNYYPPADMPPHMEKQPHQGISAYGREVPMGAHGSSNPQNAPSMITQVTQQMQIPLSYADAVIGTAGASISYIRRASGATVTIQETRGVPGEMTVEISGTASQVQTAQQLIQNFMAEAAAAPAQAQAGGVADQAYNPYAAHSSVYASPPSNPGHAGGYGSVYGSNYGY is encoded by the exons ATGGCTGAAGTTGATCAAAGCTTTGTTGAACATGAGGAGGAACAGGTGCAAGAACCTCAGAACTTGGAGCAGAATCCGAACCTGGAACATAACTTGAACTTAGGGAACTACGTGGACTTGGAACCCAGTATGAACTTGGAACACAATGTAAGCTTGGTCCACAACGTTAACTTGGAGCAGAACTTGCATGAGGAGGAAGATCAGGAAGAGGACCCGGAGGAGCAAAATTTGCAGCAGGAATCAGAACATCAACCAAAAGTAGAACATGAAGACGAGGCAGTAGTTGGAGGTGGTGAAAAGAAGTGGCCTGGATGGCCTGGAGAGAGTGTGTTTCGAATGTTGGTTCCCGCGCAAAAGGTCGGTAGTATAATCGGACGAAAAGGggaattcataaaaaaaatagttgaGGAGACGAGAGCACGTATCAAGATACTTGATGGTCCTCCAGGGACGACAGAAAGAGCT GTAATGGTATCTGCCAAGGATGAGCCTGATTCTTCTCTTCCGCCCGCTATGGATGGACTTTTAAGGGTCCATAAACGCATTGTTGATGGTTTGGAGGGTGATCCATCTCATGCACCTACGGCTGCGGGAACCAAGGTTTCAACTAGGCTGCTAGTCCCCGCGTCACAAGCTGGAAGTTTGATTGGAAAACAGGGAGCAACTGTCAAATCCATTCAGGAATCTTCTAATTGTATTGTCAGAGTTCTGGGAGCAG AAGACCTTCCCGTCTTTGCTCTTCAAGATGATAGAGTTGTTGAAGTTGTTGGAGAAGCAGCTGGTGTGCACAAAGCGGTGGAGTTAATTGCAACTCATCTCAGGAAGTTCTTAGTGGACCGCAGTATAATTCCGTTATTTGAAATGCAT ATGCAAAGGTCTAATCATCAGATGGATCACATGCCACCTCATCAATCCTGGGGTCCACCTCAAGGTGTCCCTCCAAATGCTAGTGGAGGTTCTGGTTATGGTCATAATCCTCTGTACATGCCACCTTCTCGGCAAATGGACAATTACTACCCTCCTGCTGATATGCCACCTCATATGGAAAAACAGCCCCATCAGGGTATTTCTGCCTATGGAAGAGAGGTGCCAATGGGTGCCCATGGATCATCAAATCCCCAGAATGCACCATCAATGATCACACAG GTCACTCAGCAAATGCAAATTCCACTATCTTATGCTGATGCTGTTATTGGGACAGCTGGTGCAAGTATTAGCTATATTCGACGTGCTAGTGGGGCAACTGTCACCATTCAAGAAACCCGGGGTGTCCCTGGTGAAATGACAGTCGAAATAAGTGGAACTGCTTCACAAGTTCAAACTGCTCAGCAACTGATACAG AATTTCATGGCAGAAGCTGCTGCGGCTCCAGCTCAGGCACAAGCAGGTGGGGTTGCAGACCAAGCCTATAATCCTTATGCAGCTCATAGTTCGGTATATGCTTCGCCACCATCCAATCCCGGACATGCAGGAGGGTATGGCTCTGTTTATGGTTCAAACTATGGGTACTAA
- the LOC107899167 gene encoding flowering locus K homology domain isoform X1: protein MAEVDQSFVEHEEEQVQEPQNLEQNPNLEHNLNLGNYVDLEPSMNLEHNVSLVHNVNLEQNLHEEEDQEEDPEEQNLQQESEHQPKVEHEDEAVVGGGEKKWPGWPGESVFRMLVPAQKVGSIIGRKGEFIKKIVEETRARIKILDGPPGTTERAVMVSAKDEPDSSLPPAMDGLLRVHKRIVDGLEGDPSHAPTAAGTKVSTRLLVPASQAGSLIGKQGATVKSIQESSNCIVRVLGADSAEDLPVFALQDDRVVEVVGEAAGVHKAVELIATHLRKFLVDRSIIPLFEMHMQRSNHQMDHMPPHQSWGPPQGVPPNASGGSGYGHNPLYMPPSRQMDNYYPPADMPPHMEKQPHQGISAYGREVPMGAHGSSNPQNAPSMITQVTQQMQIPLSYADAVIGTAGASISYIRRASGATVTIQETRGVPGEMTVEISGTASQVQTAQQLIQNFMAEAAAAPAQAQAGGVADQAYNPYAAHSSVYASPPSNPGHAGGYGSVYGSNYGY, encoded by the exons ATGGCTGAAGTTGATCAAAGCTTTGTTGAACATGAGGAGGAACAGGTGCAAGAACCTCAGAACTTGGAGCAGAATCCGAACCTGGAACATAACTTGAACTTAGGGAACTACGTGGACTTGGAACCCAGTATGAACTTGGAACACAATGTAAGCTTGGTCCACAACGTTAACTTGGAGCAGAACTTGCATGAGGAGGAAGATCAGGAAGAGGACCCGGAGGAGCAAAATTTGCAGCAGGAATCAGAACATCAACCAAAAGTAGAACATGAAGACGAGGCAGTAGTTGGAGGTGGTGAAAAGAAGTGGCCTGGATGGCCTGGAGAGAGTGTGTTTCGAATGTTGGTTCCCGCGCAAAAGGTCGGTAGTATAATCGGACGAAAAGGggaattcataaaaaaaatagttgaGGAGACGAGAGCACGTATCAAGATACTTGATGGTCCTCCAGGGACGACAGAAAGAGCT GTAATGGTATCTGCCAAGGATGAGCCTGATTCTTCTCTTCCGCCCGCTATGGATGGACTTTTAAGGGTCCATAAACGCATTGTTGATGGTTTGGAGGGTGATCCATCTCATGCACCTACGGCTGCGGGAACCAAGGTTTCAACTAGGCTGCTAGTCCCCGCGTCACAAGCTGGAAGTTTGATTGGAAAACAGGGAGCAACTGTCAAATCCATTCAGGAATCTTCTAATTGTATTGTCAGAGTTCTGGGAGCAG ATTCTGCAGAAGACCTTCCCGTCTTTGCTCTTCAAGATGATAGAGTTGTTGAAGTTGTTGGAGAAGCAGCTGGTGTGCACAAAGCGGTGGAGTTAATTGCAACTCATCTCAGGAAGTTCTTAGTGGACCGCAGTATAATTCCGTTATTTGAAATGCAT ATGCAAAGGTCTAATCATCAGATGGATCACATGCCACCTCATCAATCCTGGGGTCCACCTCAAGGTGTCCCTCCAAATGCTAGTGGAGGTTCTGGTTATGGTCATAATCCTCTGTACATGCCACCTTCTCGGCAAATGGACAATTACTACCCTCCTGCTGATATGCCACCTCATATGGAAAAACAGCCCCATCAGGGTATTTCTGCCTATGGAAGAGAGGTGCCAATGGGTGCCCATGGATCATCAAATCCCCAGAATGCACCATCAATGATCACACAG GTCACTCAGCAAATGCAAATTCCACTATCTTATGCTGATGCTGTTATTGGGACAGCTGGTGCAAGTATTAGCTATATTCGACGTGCTAGTGGGGCAACTGTCACCATTCAAGAAACCCGGGGTGTCCCTGGTGAAATGACAGTCGAAATAAGTGGAACTGCTTCACAAGTTCAAACTGCTCAGCAACTGATACAG AATTTCATGGCAGAAGCTGCTGCGGCTCCAGCTCAGGCACAAGCAGGTGGGGTTGCAGACCAAGCCTATAATCCTTATGCAGCTCATAGTTCGGTATATGCTTCGCCACCATCCAATCCCGGACATGCAGGAGGGTATGGCTCTGTTTATGGTTCAAACTATGGGTACTAA